tctcattacctgtagtgatggctcctctgtcctcctctcattacctgtagtgatggctcctctgtcctcctctcattacctgtagtgatggctcctctgtcctcctctcattacctgtagtgatggctcctctgtccacaatctcaaacagtcacactccaTTGTGGTGAAGACTAAAGAGCTGGCAAAGGTCACCAGAAACAAAATAGTATACCTGCACCAGGCTGAgaagactgaatctgcaatagaCGAGCAACTTAGTGTGAAGAAATCAACAACCCAACtaataatctccctccatcaggggcTCCTCGCAAGATCTCAccctttggggggaggggggcaacaTGACGAGAGTCTGCTTCTCTGCAAAACGCACCAGGACGGCTGATTCGTGGCCTGATGCTCTCCAGATCTCAatcccattaaaaaaaaccctttggaGGAAGTTGCCCAGCGACAGCCCCGAAACTGTAAAGGAGATCGGCAAGGAGGAATTGGCCAATATGCCAGCAGCAGTGTGTACCTACCTTGTGAAGACCTACAGAAAATGTTTGGCCTCTGTCGTTATTATATCTCTTTGTTGGCAAtgtattgagatgaacttttgttattgaccaaatacttattttccaccataatttgtaaatgtattctgtaagaatgtgattttctggatcttCTCATAGCTGAGGATCTACCTACGATGTCAGTTACAGGCCTCATCTTGTGGGAGAACTGGCACAATTGGTTTCTGTATAAATACAAGCCCCaccgtctgtgtgtgtgtgtgtgtgtgtgtgtgtgtgtgtgtgtatatatatatatacaccttgtaTAAATGCTCATTGCTGGATCCATATGTTCTTGCATTAAGATGTTGAATGCTTTATGTACAAAACAGAACCGGCATAGAAATATAACAGGTTTACAATCTCTTGCCATCATATTGCCATTTATATCTTTTATTAAGGCAATGGCACAGCTTTTGTGCATCTTTTGCTAGTCTATCCCTTCTATTACAGTGTCAGTACTGGAATCTAATAAAAGTTGTGCACAATTTGAGCTGGAAAGTTAATCTGCTACAAAGCCACTAATATGTTTTGCAAAAATTGTGCTGCAGGTCCGGGTTATGTTGTCCCTATAAAGCCCTGTATTCTTTCCTAGAAGACTCGGGACACATGGGAAGGGTCGGCTGTGATTTGTTTGCATCTGAAATTATTTTGCATTGCAGGTTATTTTTATTCAGCAAGCGGAAGACACTGTAAATCATTAGGGGTTAGGTATGTCAGCCCCTGCTTCCCAGCCTCAGGGATGACACTCCCCACAGCATTGCATCCATAACATCATCTAGAGTGGACTCTCTTGTATATCGACGTCACATCCCCCAATACGGCCGGGGTCATAAGCCCCTTAGTTTcaatttaaaaattataaaattgggTGTAAAGAAAACCCGACACGGTTtataaaaattgaaaataaaacaaataagaaAACCCAACACTTAAAAAGAATAAGTCCCTATTTTATATATGAAACACACAGAAGCCTCACACGGCCGGACATAAAATCTCGGGACACATGGCTGGGAATGTCAatgatgtacaggaggaggaggagctgtgcatTAGACACGGTGACTGGTTAGTCTGTGACGCTGCTGGTCCCTCAGTCCTTCTTAGTCCTCTTGGCTTTTGCAATGTTTTCCTGACGTTTCTGCTTCTTTTTCTGCTCCCGTTCTTTGACCTCGATCATCTTGGCCAGTTTCCAGGAGAGCACAGCGCTCGCTATGAACAGCGGGGTGAGGGCCAGGATGACCGTCGTCAGGAAGCCGTACGGGTCTTTGGCCGCCCATTCCACTATGTACTCGGCCCAGGCCTTTATGTCAATCATGTCTTCAATGACGTGTCACTAGGAAAACAGATGGTCGAGAGTCACAATATGATGACACACTATAAGATCAGAGCTCACAGGAGTTAGTAGGTCAGTAATGGATCCCAGAGAGATCACCATCAGTGCCTGGTCCTACACCCAGGATCCCACATATCAGCTATAACTGATCAGGCAGGCTACTGCGGTGCCACGTGTCAAACCCCCAGCAATCTCATATAGATGAATGCTCCAAGATCCTGTAAAAGTCAGGGACCGAATTCACCAACTAAGAATATTCACAGTGATTGAGGATAGACCACCAGCTGCTTCTTCCATagatgtaaagggaacctgtcctcattttcactacagacaggttacagaaacccatcacacctgcattacaCATAtggctttctctaagcatttacattaccatagaattgtgtgttataacttatcttgcaccctgacagaatcatttgtagtcccaggggttgggctttggtttggatgcatttttaaaaaaaaagcacatgacttgtctgtgctgcagactgctcagctctcagcccccagctatgtgctcctgtacagctcctccctctcccaccgatgtcagctcaccaggctgtgagctctgtgaaggtgcaggagggaggagctgtacagaagcacaaaggtgggggctgagagctgaggagtctgcagcacagacaagttagTTATTTTtgcaatgcatccaaaccaaaagcccaacccctgggactacaccgatgattctgtcagagtgcaaggcaagttataacacacctatattgtactgcaaatgcttagagaaagctgaTTTGTAAtggagctgtaatgggcttctgcaacctgtctagtGAAAATTAgccccctggtgacaggtcccttttaaaggaaatctaccacaataAACCGGGGccacttatagatccaggaactgactgtggtaagcttcttatatctgttaccaGTGCCTCTctgacccttcacaggctgttacactttgaaGGAGCAAAGGGTGGTTTAACAaactgaatctgcagcacggagggactctgttaacacacccagatcccttctggttcattacctTAACTTAAAAAGgtaacggataacaaatataagaagattaccacagtcacggtgcctggatttatgagtaagtgtccctggttttttttAAGGTAGGACATCATTGTCAGATCCATGGGAGGGTCTGGTCCTTACAGATCAGCTGCTTGACTGTATTCTGGTTCAACATATCCAGAACAGGAGATAAGTCGGGGGCTCCATAACCTGTGCAGTCTTCCCCCACTAGTAGAAATGATACGCCGCATCATCAGGTAACGTAATTTAGCGGCTATTCATTGCGCCCGCGGGGAAGCAATCAGGTTCTCTCTTTGGGTGCATTGTTACCATAGAAATGGCACAGTATGAAACAGGAGGCCCGCGGGTCTACGCAGGACAAAAAGATGAATAAAGAAGAGACAGATAGTAATAGAAGCAGCGCTCACACAATGGAGTAATAGTGCGACACCTGACAATGGGAAGGGAGAATAGCAGACTGCACCGGCACATAAAGGAGAGCGCAGCGCTGGGCCATGGTCCCGTATCAGCGGGGGCTTATTACTTGTCAGCTATTATTGGCAGCCATGATACCCGGCAGTGCACTGCCATGAGATAATGACTGGACCACCGCACACATGGAAGTGCACAGACTGAAGCTTCATACTATAGACACTGGACCGGCAGCAGGTATACAAGGGTCTGAACGGGTCACACGGGCCTCACCAGCTCCTTGTCTGCATCCCAACTCTGACATTAGTGAACTGTAAGCCGGTCCACGAATCCCAGTACTGTCCTATAAAGGAACACATCGGCCCAAAGACGACTGAGCTATAACTACCAGGAGGATCTGACTGTAGGGGGGGGACGTGGACAAAACCAAGTGCTTCACAATAAAATGTTTAGATCTTCTTAGAAAAGAACAATGTAAGAAAATGGACCCATTAGGACCCGTGTAGTGGCACCGTGCCTGGCACATTCCTATGGGCATCATCATGGTACAATCTACTAGAGACTTAGAAAGGAGACCTTCTACATCAGTGATGACTTACCTAGGTCAGAGGTGACACATCAAGACGTTTTCGTGGGGCAACTCTCCTGAGAGCCAAACCCAATGCCGTCACTTACCGAGAGCTGCCCCACCTCCGGATGCTGACGCTACGTGCTGCTCCGACGTCACTACCTGATAGCGTCAGTACCTGGAGTGTGAAGCGGGTGACAGCCATCTTACCTCACTAGTGAAGGCACTAAACCCAGAGCTCCCACCTGCACTAAATTTACTGCGCGCTTGCACCGTGACAGCTGGAAACACAGGAATTATTGGGTTACCTTGTATATAGAGAAGGTACATCAGCCTCCAATCAGTCTACTTCAGAAAAATGGTCTTTATTGCAGTGTTCAATGGTGGGACAACACGTTTTGGGGCCAGACTGCCCCTTTCGTCAGGTCCAGTATAAATATATAAGGGAGGAGGGGTACCCTGTGGGTGATGGAGagtgcaaaaatgtatgaatttctATATCTTTATAATGATACGGTGACAAAACATAATAGAGGGCTGCAACGGATATAATTCAAGTATGTGCAAAAAAACATATGGATAGATGGAGATGAAGGATGAACATATTTAAAAATCACACAAACATCAGTAATAATATATGTAAATAATTATATTAATGAGAAAAGGTTATTGCATTAATGGGGGATGTATAGGTGACTATCCGACTACAGATAAACGTAGGAAGGAGTTGGTAATAATTCTACTGACTTTCTCATACTAAATAGTCACGTTCCTCCACTTTTATCCCAGAATTCAGCAGACCCATTGGCTGCCTGTAGAGTCCTGAGGATCCTGGGGGGGTCCATACAATTACTACCAACTCCTTCCTTCCTCATTTGTAAGTATGATAGTCACCTATACATCTCCTATTAATGTAATGAATtcattgtttatatatatttttaatggagGCATTTTATAACTATTTACTCATGCATGCATCATTTATAAGTATGTTCAACCTCTATCAATATGTTTTTTACCCATACTTTTATTCCAACCAGTCTTGAATTATATCAGTTGCAGCCCTCTATTATATTTTGTTACTACATCattaaatataattatatatattttttatattttgcactcTCCATCACCCAGTGTACCCCTCTTCCCTTACATATATTTTAACTGGACCTGAAAAAGGGGGCAATCTGGCCCTAAAATGCATTGTCCCAGCGTTGAACACtacttattaaattatttaatacatttttcttaTTGCAGACTTATGGAAAGCAGCGAGTCGACAACCCTTAGTCTATATACAAGAGGTCCCCTActgaagaacacccgacttacagacaaacccctagttataaacggacctctggatgttgataatttactgtaatcTAGCCCTAGactataataatcagctataacagttatcacaggtgtctgtaatgaagctttggtgttaatcctggttcttatgacaatccaacatttttaaaatccaattgtcacagagactaaaaaatatTTGACTGCGGTtataactataaaatatacagttccaaattcaacttaagaacaaacctacagtaatGTAAccagaggactgcctgtacattgtacCATCTGACAACTATCCAGACCAGATCCCAAGTAGAGCTGCCCGCACACACAGCAGgccccatagacttgtattgtgCACGGTCACAGAGGGGTGAGGTGCTACAAACTATAGAGCAGGTCCCAATTCCTAGCCGGTTTGCATCAGGGCCGGTCACTTCCTATGCACATGGCGCCGGTTTGCGGCCCCATTTTGCGCACACACAGTAGTGTACATGAGGTCTTACAGATATATACCTGGTAACCAGTGTATATATCAGCTGATATGTATTATTCAGGCAATTCTAAGAAGAATTGGCATTTTAGTGCTCTATGAATTCTGCTCACTCCTAAAATAGCAGAAAAAGACTGGAGTTATTTAGTCTTCTGGATTGAGAAACAAATAAAGCCATTACCAGAGCAATCTATGCGAGAGAAGAGCCATGAGCCGCCGCCACAATAAATGAAGAATATTTGCACTCACTGGATTTATATTACTGTAAACAGAGACTTTCTCCAACACAAATACCATCCTGTGCTCATAGGGGACAATGCGATCCCACACAGAGGCAACTGCAGCAGCACGGCTCAGGAAGGACACAGCAGCTTATTATACTGGACATGGCTTATACAGCAGAGCAgagaatctgcaggcagcatgttatagagcaggaggagctgcgcagatcttacatagtgtcctacctgcaggcagcatgttatagagcaggaggagctgagcagaatgtacatagtgtcctatctgcaggcagcatgttatagagcaggaggagctgagcagaatgtacatagtgtcctatctgcaggcagcatgttatagagcaggaggagctgagcagaatgtacatagtgtcctatctgcaggcagcatgttatagaacaggaggagctgagcagattgtacatagtatcctatcagcatattaataattattatttatatagcgcacactgattacacagcgctacaaagagttttgccaaatcggatattatagagcagaaggagctgaacagatcttacatagtgtcctattagcaggcagcatgttatagagcagaaagagctgagcagattgtacagtgcccCATCAAGACAAAATCTACTTCCAATACATGTGGATTTGCCGCAAAATCTGtggtgtcaaaaaaaaaaaaaaaaaaaaatttaagggtTATTTATtggcacagcactacttctctACTGCATTACTGACATCCTCTACACAAGCTTACACTAGGCGAATCCTTATCATCCCCAGGACAACTATGAATAGCAGAAAATGGATAGGTCTTAAATTACCGTCCTCGTCACAAAGGTTGTTGCCCTCCGAACTTAAAACCTGGACTCTGACAAGAACTAATACATTTTGTTTGTTATTCAAGAAAAGAAGCCAATGAGGATGAGCGGCCGCTGCCAAAGACAACCTCACATTGCTTATTGTGCGAGCAGAAATAATCCAGCAATTATCCTCCCATCTCCACAGAATGCAAGAGCGGGACATTTTTGTCATAGAAGAAAACATTTGTACAGCTTTCTCATTACACAgagacaaagttttttttttgttgtggttTATGTTGTGTAGTGAGAAGGATAAATACAATGGGGATGTTACACAGTAATGTTTATGATGTATATTTTATACACATCCAGGATGAATATCTTCTGCCCTAGACGTTTTCGGTTGTAGTTTTGTAATGGTCCCATTAACCAATGTGTTTGCCGTCCGTAATAGTGGAGGAAAAAATGTTGACAAAGTCAAACACAAATACCGTAGTTGTTTATAGATATGTTGGGGGACAATTATATAAAGTGTCCTTAACTGTGCCGGCTATGTTTTCAGACTAGCTGGGGGACATTAACTATGGGCTTTCCACCTTTTGTTTGGCGCTCCCACTGCCTTTCCTCCTTTCTGACCCATTTATTAGTGGTCGGCGCCAAATGAAATTGATTATCTGCATCCTCTGATTCCGAAAAGTTGCACGATTATCATGGTGTGGAGACTCTACACTATTAATATCTGTCCTTTCCAGCAGCGGAGAATAGACCAAAACAAAAATGGCTCTGGACAGAAATATTAAACATGTACCTCGTTACCGACAGCTAGTCAGAAACCAAGCCAGCAGAGGTAAGGACACTTTATACAAGCGGCCCCAAATATTTCTGTCCCGGGGACAAGTTTCCATTCTACTAGTTCTTTCTCTTTAGTCTACTCTCTGCCACTTTTTAGACCCCAAAAAATGGAAAAGTGGTTTCCACACCATGAAAACCACAGGCCTTTTCGAGGGAGCAGTCCAAGGATGCCGAAAAAtccaccgtatatactcgagtataagccgacccgagtataagccgagacccctaattttaccacaaaaactgggaaaacctattgactcgagtataagccgagggtgggaaatgcattggtcacagcctctccagtatgtagcctgccagcccctgccccagtgtatatagcctgccagcccctgccccagtgtataaagccccccccctcccccctccgtgcagcacaacaataccggatggatcgcacagaagatctacgggtgccgccagaaaggcgagttttgattcatttatttttttgactcgagtataagccgagtttggggttttcagcacattttttgtgctgaaaaactaggcttatactcgagtatataaggtaatttattTTTATGGCGCAGACCACTAGTATATGGATCTGAAAGGAGAACAGGCGGTGGGAGCGccacaaaaaaggtgaaaatccCATAGTAAATATCCTCCATTATATCAGAATTTATAGGCACACAAGTCCTCATTCCCAGGCCATGGTGCCACAGGCAGTGGGAGGACACTCCAATGGTAAGTGGCACATGGTCTATGACAAGTTTTGCATGTAAATTTATCCTTTCAAGTATAGGCAACCAATAGTTTATACATGGGGAAAAATATTTGGTATTGCATAATGTGAAGTACGGTAGTTGTCTCTGTGTAGGACCTGCTGCAACTACAGTGGCAGCTGCAGTGATGGCACCCAAAGGGCTCTGGTTATGCAGGGGCTGGGTGCCCACCACCTACTGATCAACCATTAATAGTCATTCCTAGATCACTAGTCAATGTGTGGAATAAAGGTGAGCAGTCAGATCTAGAAGTTATGAAAGGACGTAACCAACTTTGTGCAGCTCCATACAGCGGTGGTTTGATGATTGGGTCAAATTCAGGAAGGAGGAAGACAGTGATATGGTCACAAGGGCCCCTGAGGGTCACCAATGTGCTTGGGGAATGATGGCTATACCATTCTGGTCCTTGCTGTAGaacaaattgataaaaaaaaaaaaaaaaaaaagtacatcttGGGAAAGGTTACAGAAATATAACAGAGTTAAAGCTGATGGATTCTTCCCCAAATAATCCAAATTGAGCACATATGGGATGTGCTTCCCTTATTGGGTTTAAAAGATCTGGCAATGATGTCTTGGTACCATAGGACACCTTCGGTCTAGGTCTATGCATCGAAAGATCAGCTGTCTTGATGGCACAAAGAACAAAATAACGCTAAAAGCGATGGCTATATATAATGTAGACAATTGTATAAACCTTATAAAGTCGCTGTATACTCTATATAAACACTAATATATTGTAACATACTGATCCCTTTAATCGTATAATCCCTTTTATCATCAATTCACATAAGGCAGTCCCAATCAATTAATCTTCTGTATCATTGTTAATATTAACATCCTTCATACCTGATCAGGACGCTCTCCCCCCCATTAACACATCCTAACGATAAACCAGATTTCACAGATGAAAAGAATAAGTAAAGACGTCTTTGAAGTGAAGACAGACGTTGGCCGACCCAAGAAGGAAGCAACAGCGACTATAGACTAATCAGCCCCAACATTTACATACAGGAAATGCCTTGTATCCAGCGCTAGGCTCGCTATATAGTCACACAGCATTGCTACCCAGAGGAGTTTTTTTAAAGGGACTTTCCAGGATCAGACTATTTGATGAACAGACCATGGAGTATACTACTAAGTATCCTGCACCCCTGCAGATACATGTAATGTTCACACGCTGCCTTTGAATTACGTGGAGAGAAACCACACGCTGATCTATAAGGGTTTAAAAGCTTCTAACTTCTCAGCACCCTAGAAAAGGGTCTATATAGGGTGCAAAAAACACCTGACAGGTTCCTGGAAAAGTCCTTTAACTTGCTAAAACCAACATCTCCCAGACTGTGATCCAAATGCAGCAGCTATACCCCTACAACATTTATGAAATGCCCTAAAAGTGGTAAAACCATGTTCATTTAGATATATAAAAATGGTGGCTGAAAGGAACCAACTATTTACTTTTGGATTATTTTTGGCATCCTCTGCACAAAATTGTCATCAGCTGTATCCATCCCCAACACGAAACTTATGGGTGGACACAATAGagacaatttaaaggaaacctaccaacgcACCAGTAGCCTTGGATGATAATTTGCATAAATTGAAGATGTTatgaaatagataaataaaagGATAAGAGAAGGACACGTTAGGGTTGAGGACAGAAAAGGGAACCTTCATAAgtggattcctgatggtagggaTCCTTTAATGCAGTCTAGGCCATGTTCTCATAGTTTTTGGACacagcttctctctgctctgtATATATGTTGCATCCAAAAGGAAACACAGAATAAAAAAAGCGTAGTATTCTATACCTGCTGGGAAAAAAAAgtatactttaaagggaacctgtcaccagaaggctatATATaacctggggacaggttcccatagaccctCTAACGTGGATAGCAGACATGGTTTTCTCATATTTACTTGTGaagcttacctggctccctgccagcaggtcCTACTGAAGTCCTGGAGGCGGCTGCATTTAGAAAGGTAACATGTGTTTCCGAGTTCGCATATTTCCCCTGCTCCTCTGTATTCTAGAGTGCACTTCCCACATCCACCCTCTGTATCCCTCCCCATCAGGACCCTCATTAGCTCATTGCACAATCTATCCCTTCGCTCACTGCGCATGACAGGGATAGGCACGGCGGCTCACTGCGCATGCGTCCCGTCCCTACGTAGTGTAACTAGGAAGTTTGTTGCCTCCGTTCTGCCTAGTTACACTATGTAGGGACGCATGCGCAGTGAGCGGCGAGGCACAGGGAGCTTCACAGGTTAATATTACATCTATAGACCACTAAGATATGAGAAGACCATGTCTGCTATCCACGTCAGagggtctatgggaacctgtccccaaTGAAATATaaccttctggtgacaggttcccttcaagctgAGGCCATTACAGGGATGGAGGTCACTGTATAGTATCAGTACCATTTTACACTAATATGTCTGCCCGCATGTTACCTCTACTATAAGAGCTGCAGAGTCTGGCCATAGGCAATCAttgtgcataatatatatatatatatatatatatatatatacacacacacacacctatgcaGCGTAATCATCGCAATCACTTTTGAGGTGGTTTGAAGTGCAGTTTTGCAATGGGGACGAGCCTCAGGCCTTAGTAAACAATAGCATGCTTTTCACTGGAAACACTAATGAGATGGAGCTCATTTGAAGAGCATGTAACGAGCGTACAGGAACACTAAGGCCTCGTGCACACAAGCGTAATGTGGCCAGATATCTGTCCGCACCGTTTGCGGATGGAGATCTTTCCCCGTagtctatattcacactgccgttgcccgccgtactgtagcacacggcagcacggggagaggaggaggtaagtgctgctcacccccgcccctctccatatggatgtatggcgcacggtgctataatacaggacatgtcctatctttttcccgggtacggagcagtacgttcacccattgccgtctatgggggacgtatatcggccgtatatacatcccccttgcGGCACTGTGAATACAGCCAGGGTAACAGAGTGGTGATCACACATTGTATCACCGTACACAGATAAATATAGGACATGCCCTGTATCTCTCCCTACTACGGCGCCAGCCGCTCtcttccctatggagaggggagggtgaaCTGGGCATGACATATTATGATGGCCACCATAGTCACATgtgcatgatgatgtcatcatgagtGAGAGGGCCATTAGATAGAAGCAGGAGCCACTAGTGATGTCACAATCAGTCAGGGACAGGGGTGTATTGCTGCCCTTGTTATTGTTCGGTTTATGGGGCATTTAGGGAATTATACAAAATCCTCTCCCCGCTTCCCTCCAAGAACAGCGCCGCAGCTGTGCACAGGTAATGAGAGGTACTGCAGGGACGCCCCATTCACTTTAATGAAGCTGAGCGGCAGTACCTGCCAGTACCTGTGACAAGGGCGGCGCTGTACACACGTTTGAGCCGCCTGCTCCACGTCATCTTATATCACTAGTCACCGCACAGGGGAAGCCGCGGGAGTGTACGTACCAGGCCGCACATAGGGAGCGCACAGCCGGAGCCCGAGGAAGCAGCGACACCTCACACACACCCGAGCCCCGCCCCGCCAGCACCACCGCTACCACAAGCACTTCCTGGTGTCACCATGTAACGGGAGTCCTGGTTGGACGCAGCGCGCGGCCTATAGTTGGTTGGAATAcaagctgcgctgtgattggtcagtgatGGTCACGGCGGGGGTTGGTTTCATTGAATAAAATTCTCTTCCACTGTGGGCTCGTGACGTCACGAGGTCCCTTGAGCTAAGGGACCGTCTATAAAGACCTGGACACTACCCAAGCGTAGAGCGGGGG
The DNA window shown above is from Engystomops pustulosus chromosome 1, aEngPut4.maternal, whole genome shotgun sequence and carries:
- the SMIM15 gene encoding small integral membrane protein 15, with the translated sequence MIDIKAWAEYIVEWAAKDPYGFLTTVILALTPLFIASAVLSWKLAKMIEVKEREQKKKQKRQENIAKAKRTKKD